The genomic segment TTATTGCAAGATACCATAGAGAAGCACCTAAAAGAAAAGCTCACTTAAGAGTTTCTAGTGTGCCTATTGATCTCATTTCCTTCGGTTTTATCTCAACTAACGAATTTCCCAATCTGCAATAACTATTTATTTGGACTTAAGAATCGACAAACTGATTAACCTCTGTGAAAAATTTGATTCTTAACTGGCTGTAAAATCACCATAACTGACCTGCTTGCGGTTTCCTAAGCTCCCATCATTTAGGCCGGTCTCAAATGTTGATGGAAACAACCGGTCAATCGTTTATCATGTAACATGCGGATAACCCAGTCTAGTCCAAGCTGGAGGCAACTAAATTAAGCTTGGCTGGAGAAAGCAAAATGTAGCCCGTCAGAGAGTTGCCTGTTATATCCTGGCGCTACAGTTCTACCATTATTTATTCAAGCACTCTATTCCCCTCAGAGATTGATCACGTCATGCCAAGCTAATGCAAGAATTTAGTCAAGCGCTCCACGTCTTAGTTAGGGATTTTTTTAGAGGCCAATCGAGCTTTATAACACAAAATTCATGGATTTTGAGTAATGAGTGTAGCATTGCGCATGGCAACACCACAATagttttttttatctttaactAAATAAAATGATGACAATATTGAATTGCAAAGCTGTATAAAATAGAGAGCACTGGTTTTAGCATTAATTTTCCCCACTTTTCATCGCaggggggggagggggtgaaGCAGAGATGGAAATTGCAAAGCTATTTTCTTAGAAGATAAAAGATGAATTCTGCTGTGACGTTTCCCCCTTGCTAGATATACGACTGTTGAGAAATGTACACTCCACCCTATCCTGTTGGTCGGCTGCCAAAATACATCGTAAGACAAGAAAACTAGTCAGGTCCCATTTCAAAGGCAAATGACAAGCTTGAACATATCTtagcaaaaaataatattttggattCATTAAACTGCTTTGTACAACGAAGAAAGCTTCAACAAACCAGGGCAATTGCTTCAAGGGCAGAGAGCTACTTAACACCAAGCAGCCAGCATAAAGAAGGTCAAAGGTGACCACTTGGTCCACATTATATTGGCATCTATTCCATCACTTCAAGAAAGAGGGAAAGGTACACAGAAAAAATAAGTAAACATTTAATAACCCTCATACTTTTATGTAACCATCTCAAACGAGAATAATTATTTGTTACAGTTTTGAAATGGTACAAAACTTTATATCATGCACATCACCAGCAACGATCTCCATACAATTGTCAGAAAAAATTGAAACCCATGACAGAACATAAAGGATGTTGCATGAAAAACTGTAGCCATCAATGGGAATCTGTAGCCATCtttcttagcaaaaaaaaaaaaaaaaaactgtagcCATCAATAGGAAGCTGGCAACACGGAACtgcaagttcttgcttaccAGGCTTCATACACCAAGTCCATGCAAAGCAGTGATACACCGAGCAGGTGGAATGCAAGTCAAGACTCTGGTCTGGACTCTGTTTCTAGCCTCTGACGGATGTTACGGCGCAACATCTCCATGTACtcctgcaaaattatatttctttGGTTTGAGTCCAAGAGGCTAACGAAAACAAATGATGCAAAGATCTTTTTCCGCTTCACGTTTTTGGAAATAGGATAATGATGTGAAAGTAGGTCGGAATGTAGGAAGCAACATTCTCATAATAGGTAGTTCTATAAACTTTCAAATTTGGAACCAACTATGATGTGTCCTACAAatttgcatgtttgtgttacaTTCAAATTGGATAAAATGAGAATGCGTTGGCTCAAAGTTCATCTGAAAACTACAGCTGTCAATGTTCCACCTGTTTGACACTGTTGAAACAGCTAATTAAATTCAACTCACTAATGCACAACTCAGGTGAACAGAGCTCGAAAATAATAAACCTTAATTGTTCTTTCCTATTTTAGTTTTAAGTTCTCTGTTCTAGTCATCATACTACTGAAGCAGTACCTATGCATAGAAGAACAAGGGTTTGAACAACATAGATTCCAACAGACGAGACCAGCCTATGAAAACAAATCTCCCTTTTGCAGCTTAAGTAGGTTGAACCCAGAACCACAAATGCACACATATCTTTGGCGGATATATGAGCATAGTCTGAATACTATATCCATGAGATTTTATTTTGTCCTTGTAAGCAAATTATATATGAAAGTTTCAGAGCTGCTATTTTTACTCCATGCTAAGTTTCAAGGCACCTAAAACAGCAAGGCATGCAAAGGATTATTTAATGTTCTCGATTTTTAATTGATGCACTGTTGCAACCTGTAAAATATTTTCATATCCTAATTGTATGATTAATATGCAATCAGTTCAAACATAGCCTAAACACAAACACAAACATGAGGAAGAAAAGATATGCCAGGACACGTGATTTCCTGAACCAACATGCTTGTAAATGAGAGACCATGTTCAATGAGCGCCATGTGTGCACATATGCACCTACATACATGCACAGACATCAGTAACAAGCTGAAATTTGATAGTTATGGTTTAAAGAAGCATGTAgtaacacttttcctcaagcaatGCTGACTCTTCCTAAAATGGTTTTATATAACTGAGAAGTGCAGTAAACAATTTGCTAAAACAAGCTCATCTAAAGGAAAACCTGCTTGCATCTTCTAATTAACCGAATAACCATGCTGGCCATTTTCTAACTAACACATTATATTTCCATGGAAAGCTCACTTGCCCCATGATTTTCATCATTATCAGTTACTTGAAATTATGACGTGATATCATCCATGCATAGTTAAACCAGAAAATAGCTAACATTTTCTTGCTGAATCCATcaagaataataataaaaaaacaaatcatCCAGTTGGTTTATTCTCCTTCTGTTCACAGTAATTTAGCGGACAGAATGCTTACCTTGCTGAACTCCACATTATTGCCAAGTTCTTCAACAAGGGCTTCATAATTGTTCTCTCCATCAAACAGATTGCCCGCACTTTCAAGCACAGCATGGAAGATATTTTCAGCAGAATCATGTTGTTCAATTCTTCCACGGGCTTGACAGAGATCAATCTGAGTAACCAATAAATATTGCAGtagttttttaagaaaaaggtGCTCAGAATAACAGTCATATTAAGCATGAAACACATCTAATTACAGTTCCTTTTTCATGAACGACTAACCAAAATATAAGCAATACAAATAGTCTAAATTCCAAAAGAAAGACTATTTGAAGCAAAAGCTAAAGAAAGAAACTGAAGATGTTTAATTTACAGACTCCATGACAAAAATTGCTGAGGAGATATTCTAGTCAAGTGATAAGATTTTTCAGGAATAATTCACTAGAATTTTCTCTTAGAATTCACCATTTCAAGAGCCTTCCATTTTTCATGAGCTCAAAGCAACAGATTAACCAAAAAAACAGCATGACTTCTTTATTGTTTGTTTGACTGAAGACATGATACCTAGTTCACATCAAAGAGGAATCTTGAAAACCGAAAAAGGGAATCTTCAAAACCAAGTGAACATTCCAAACTTCATCaaggggcaaaaaaaaaaaaaagaaaagcccgATTCCACATTTGCTAGCAATTAACATTATTCATATATATAGAATTAGAACTTCAAATGAAACTCTTTCCTGGAAAtaaaaatacagaaaatactgaAGAAAAACCAATAAGAACCTGAGAATTTCTGCTGTCCAACGTATCATCTCCAATAGTCCTACCATCATTACACTGAGGTTCAGATCGCACACCATTAGCAGGGTTAGAGAGTGTTGACCCCCTACCAAGAACTTGTGATACAGCAGGCAACATTTGTTGAATCATTCTTGAAAAGTCAATACCACCTTGGCCCCTCCCCAGCCCTGAAAGCATGCCTCCAAGATCTTGGTCTTGTCCATCTACCTGTTGTACAATGTCATTCATCGTATTTCTAATCACAGGGTTCTGAGTACACATCTCCAACATGTTTCTCAAATCACCAGGGGAACCAACCCCTGAACGTTCAGCTACACCTGTCAGGAGACTGCCAAAAGCAGGGCTCTGAAGGACATGAGACATCATGTCGCCAGCATCAACTTGCTGCCTAGCACCTTGCTCTCCCAAAGGCATGCTATTCATCACCTGACCAAGGACACTGGACAATGGACCAGAGGAGCCATTTGCATTTACTCCGATTGTATCAGAGCCCTGAGAAACAAGAGAACGCAAAACCTGTTGGCCCCTGGCAACAGATTGCTGATTCTGATCAGCTGAAGGTGTGTCACGGGATATTCCATCTTTCTTTGTAGGCTTTGCTGGCCTAGTTCGCCTCTGCAAACAGTTAAAAATGGTTACGTAAACAAGCAAACGTGAAGTCACAATTAGACCAATACAAGAAATCATACATACTCGAATACAACCAACAAGCATAAAATAGTAGTGTAAGGTCAACTATTTCGCCATTGCTGAAAAGCAAGTTAGAAGTTTCTATCACCTTAGGTTGCAAGCCTCCAAGCCCTAGACCCAAGGGAGCAGGCCTACCACTCTCACCATCCTGACTTGACCTTGAAGCATGGATAGTTGCAGAAGACTCTGAATTTTTCTCTGAAGATTTATCCACTGATTTACTTGATGGAGTATCGCTAGGTTGGCAGATTGTGAGGTCTCCTGCACTATTACTAGTTGATGGTTTCTGGATGGCGAAGCTTCCACTAGGTCCCGCAATGTCAGGAAGATCGTGGCCTTCTTGTTGGAGCTGGAAATGTAACATGGAGTTTTTATCAGTTTTTCATTTGAAGAGGGATAGCATAAGTATAGGCACCCATGGAACATTACCTGCTTCCCTTCACCTTTTGTCATGCCAATATCAGGAACTTGTGATTCAACAGAACCACTATTGTCACAATCTCCAGTATCATGAACACTATTAGCCGGGCAACTCTCGTTAGCATCACCTATGTTTGCTGACGAAGCAACTTGGAAATGAAACAAGGCATATAAGAATAACAAAAACCATTTAATTGATCAGCAACATAAAGAAAGACCCGCTTCAAGAGAAATTAGACAGATATCAACCTGATTCACCTAGTTGAGGTCCTTCCGTTGCAGATGTTGCGTTAATCTGTTGCATGCTCAAAGATGATGAGTTGTTTCCTTGAGCACTGCCAGAAAGTGCATTGGCTATCTGTGTACCTATCCGTGTAACAAGCCTAGCAATGGTATCTGTTTCTGAAGAAGTCTGTGAAAATGAACTAGCTGTAATAGGTTGTGCTCCACTACTAATTGGTTGAGAATCTCGAGTATCAGTAGATTGCAAACTTGGAGATGAGGAGCCCTGACCAGATGCAGTGGCAACACGTGCATTTACCTGTGCTACAGCAGCAGGAATACTAGCAGATTCTGGAGAAGGTCGGGGAATAACAATTGCCGCATTGGGTTGTGTTCCACCACTCATGGATGGATGTGAACCTTGAGAGGAGGCTGAAGGGATAGAGACTGATGCCTGAGACCTCATATGAACAGGATAAATAACACTGAGGACGTGGCCCGCAGTCTCAGCAGAAGAACGTGCTGGAATAGCAGCAACAACTGTTCTTGCTGGCAATCCTCGCACTGAAGCTGAATCACCTGAACCATTCACATTTTGGCTTGCTTGTTCCACACCTTGGCGTCCTCCATTAATGCCTTCGGAACTTGCCATGGTACCAGCAGATGATACACCAGGCGCAACAGAAGTCCCTGATTGACATATGAAGTCAGCCCTGAATATAGAAGGATAATGGTCAAAAATATACTCCTCTTACAATATACTTCTCTTACCAGCATGAATATGGATGTTGATGTTTCTGGAAGGATCTCCAACACCAAATGGACCTGAAACTCCACCAACTGAAGGGGGTGGGGAAACCCCTAGAAACGAGCTCATTTGTTGAGGAAAAGGCTgcagggaaaaaaataaaaccttATAAATAAAAAGTTCAATCAAAGACTTGTAAGCAAGACGTGAAACAGAAAGAAATGTTATATCATTACCTGAACCATTATAGGATTTGGTCCAGTTGAAGATATATATACTGCTGGTCCAGCATTAACAAAAGACTCGGCCTGCACTCCTCAATAATTTCTaaacaatattaaaaaaagtaTTTCACAGAATAAAAAttacaaaacaaaagaaaaagtaatCAACATACCGGGGATTGGCCCATACGAAGCATCATCATGGTACGACCAAGCTCCAAAAGCATAGAACCTAAATGCTGCATTGATGTTCCTACATGCATTGCTTCAGTCTGAATCTGACTCCGCACTAATGGATCAGTAGAAGTCCTCCCTCTTTCCAGATTTGCCGCAAATTGCTGCATAGTTACAACGATTAAGAATGATCTACATCAGACTAAAATTGCTACATAGTTACAACGATTAAGATTGATCTTCATTAGACAGCATGcttctaaaaaaaaagagtaaagaaAAACCCAAGGAAATCATAACGCAAAATCATTATAACCCTAAAGACATATTGAGTAATTTGAGTATAACTTAATGGAACTGCCAAATGTATAACAAAAATACCATCAAGAGTTTAAGTCAAAAACAAAAGCATGATACAACATCTACATTAGACCAAGACTGCAACATTGTTACATCAAGTATGGCAATGTCATGTCAGCTTGTGTTTCCATCAGCGATTCAAGTGAAGTTTCTAGCACAAACATCATACAGTGTTGTAGCATAGACACAAATGCCAGAAGCAGACACGGACACATATCCAAGCATCTGACTCGGCAAAGCAGAAAATAAAGATACAGAAACAtgtcaaaaaaaatgataatcttAATCAGAATTACCTTATTAGCTGTGTAATGTTGTCGaataataaaacattaaaagGTAACATTCAAAAAGGAGTTCCTACTGCTAAATTATTAGAATTCATTAGCTCGTACATTCATAATAGTCACTCACAATTTCAAAGTGTTCGCAAGCATAGTGAAAAAGGCAAATATTAGTAAGTTGGTAATGTTTCATAGActgaaaagaaatatatatcaCTGGAATTGATTTCAAGAGTTTCAATTTGCCATCTTTAAATATAAGGCATTAACATCAAGAGTAATCACAAAAATTACCTGTCATGTTACCTCTTCTTAATGCTTCCTATAATAGTCACTATGACCACtatcatgcatgcatgcatgcacacaaaCGCACATAAGACAGCCACAACAACTTGTGCAGTAATTGAAAGGTTTATATGGAGACTATGTTAAAAGTTCATCAGGAACTGCTCTTTTATGAAAAAGAAACTCTAGCACAAAGATCGAAACCTACATTCGAAACAAGTAGAAGAATACAAATCTGCTACTATATTATATTGTTGCACTGCAAACTATACAAAATTTTGACTTGGAACCAATTCGCTGTTCCAACAATCCGAACAAGAACAAACTTTATCATTCGCTCCAGCTTAAACAGCATTTTTTAGGAATACATTTCTAATAGGGTGATATGGCAATCAAGCATGGATGGCAGAAGCTGGATCTGAAATAAATAAGACAGAAACTATTCCTATAAGGATACGCACAAAAAAATCATGAATCCACCGCCAATTAGTCAAACGAGATCCTGGTTACAATATTCAGTTAGCAGGCATCATCAGCTGCATTTTGACTTTGCAAGCAGaggtaaatataaaatttttcagTCATGCATGTTAAGGAATGCCTACAACTACCAGTCCAAATATATAAAACTCCAAAGTCTGATTTAGTCGATGCTTATAATTTTTAGACAAAAAATATAGTCATATATTGCAATCATTTTTGCAAGAATGCATCACAAGAGCAAAGATTGGGACATACAGAAAGTGCACTTGATGCACTGCCTCTAAGAAGTTGCTGTGCTTGCTCCACAACCGAACACAACATCTCAGGAGTTGGCAATCCTCGTAAGTTCAAAGATGGATCATCAGATCTCGGCAGATCACGAGCATTGGTAGGTGCGGATGACTGAGAACCTTAatattccataaaaagaaaccaaacTCATTAGCCATAATATGAATTATTTCCTTAGTTCAAAATAAATGGCGCAATGTAGTTACCACTGTTTTGCAATACTAGTTCCATGCGGCTTATGAAATCCGAGAGGGTTGTCAACGAATCAGGAATAACCTGAGTTACAAACCAAAAATCCAAAAAACAGCTATCAGAGGCAATTCACATCAAAAATCCAAAGAAGAAATAGAAGATGATAATGATGGCAATGATGATTAATACCCTTTGTCGTAAGAATGCCCCTGCTGGTGAAAATTGAGGTATTTGAAATGGATGATTGAGAACTGTAAATCCTGGTTGTACTGGGTTGCCAGGCTGGCTTCTGCTGCTAGTATTTTGCGTTCCTTCTGTATCAGGACCTGGAGGGACCTGATTGGACAGCACAAAATATACCATAAGTACTGATCATTATACAAACTTAAAATGTAAATATAGcagaaataatgaaaaaatCCTTGTTACAGCAGCAGATGAGTTGTTGCCAGCTCCTCCAGCAGCAGGAGACAGGATCCCCCCTCCCAAAGAATGCAGAACTGCCCCAATAAGCTGCAAACAATGcaaaaagtaaataaaaatCAGAACAAATCCTGCAGGGAATTACACTAACCAGTTAAACTTTGATCAGACAACTAGACCAAATTCAAATCAAAGTATCTACCCGGCTAATATCAGTAATCATCCCTTCCCCTTGGTCAGAAATATTGACACTCCCAAGAACAACACTGTGCGAAACTTGTCCAGCCCTGTTACGAGGTGCATTGCCAGTAGGATCACTTCCTGCATAACAGGTTGAAAAAatgaatgcataaataaataaatattgcaataattacttgtCATGCAAAAACAATTTTCAATGTTGTGATTTAAAAGAAATAAGAGGCTAGGTTCCCAGTTGATCCACAGTATTCTATGAAATGCAGAGCAGACATTCAGTGTAATGAGGattatttttagaaaagaagaattaCAGATTAAACAAATCGAGTTGACCCTGACACCATCCCTCTTCACCTAACCATGCTTTCTGTTGTCCACACCTTAATAAGAACAGGTGCAGGAGCAGATTCAGGTGTAGGAACAAGGAAGCATGGTCTGACATAATTTACATAGAAATGCCTAGGAATGTCTGGATATGAGTGTTATTTGAACAGTAGAAGGCAACAAAAGTTTACTTTATCTGGCGGTTTCATCATATAAAAGACATGATACATACATGATAAATTGAGAAAGTAAATACTGCTATTATTTTCAAGGTTGGAAAAGAATGTAAGAATACAGAAATGGCACTAAGATAAACTTGGACTGCCTTTTCTTGCATTCAGACTGTTTCAATTGTTTCTCAATGGAATTAGACATGCTATGAACACACAAAACATGTTTTTGACCAGCCTAGGTTAATCAATCAAATGCCAAGTAAGAATCCATGTTTAAAAGCTTCCAAAATCCTAGagcagaaaaataagaaactaaaaccaaaagaaatggaTTGTAGGTGTGTTCTAGTGTTCAACTATGTAAGTTTGCAGTCCCGCAATGATTCAGGATGGGTTTGGATTTAGTTAGgtttaaactttatttagacACATTAGATCTCTGGGTTGGGCATGGATCATGTACAGATTGGGTTGGGTATCAAACAGGTACAACATGGAAAGAAGTTTGAGGGAACGAGCAGCGGGCATAACAGTGATAGAGCCCTTAGGTGGAAAGCACCGAAGGGGACTGAAAAGGAGGACTGGTCACGGGACAAACTTAAGATTTTTTTATACACTTTAAAAGAGAAGCTAaagataaaattatataattaatgTTATGTATGATTCATATACTGGGTGTCCAGGCCAGGTCAGGTTTGTTTTGACAAGACCTGGACCTGGACCTGATAATCTTTTTTGGACCAATACCAAAACAAAAAGGTTATCGTTCCAAATTGATTGAGACCAACAAGTTTGAAAGACAGCATAAGCTCCTGAAGACAAAATTTGCTTCTAAGCCTAATAAAGTTCAAAGTGGGTCGTTAGCCCCTGAAACAGGTAGTCCAAATTAAAAAAGGACCTCCATGTCCCTAAACTGGGTTAAGATGAAAAAGGGGAACACGGGATGCTAGCAGAAAGCTAGACTTCTATCTTAAATTCAGAAGTTCCAAGTTATCCAATATCTGCTTGGCAAGTATGTCAtcataatgataataataaattgTTCATAAAGAGCTGTGGcagcaaaataaaaaatcaaaccTTGGTTTCCGCTATTGCGAGCACTATCCTCAGACGCTGCCCCAGAAGCAGGTTGTGCCTGGACTGGCTGCCTGACAACCAAATGCAGTGTATGTCCATCTTCCAGATCTATATATATTGTCAAGCGTACAAAATATGCATGCATAACAGACAGAATCAAAGTGGAAAAACAATGCCAAGCAAAGTAATCATGTACactgaaaatagaaaaaaaaatctctatctACAGCCTTGCAATCCAATCGTCCAACTGTTGTTAGTGCAGTTTGAGCATGTTGCATAGCAAAAAATTGACTAAAAATGGATTTGGTCCAAGGCAAGATTTGACAATCTAAAAAATTACACTGTAACAAACTAAAATTTAGCATTATATTCCACAAGGGTTTTTTTGAGGCAAAAAAGCATTTCCTGGAATATCTAATATCCAGCTATTTCAACTTTATAAAGACTTCGGCTAAAGAACATTTCCTTTCAACAATAGATAATCTTACTTTAGTTTAGAtaactttttaaatattttaataggaAATAGCCGATTCATTAACCTACGATAGACAGCTAACCAAAGTCATTCTAATACATTATACATATTGCATTGTAACCAttatgtgagagagagagagagagagagagagagagagatttaatAAGTTTTCTGGGCAGTCAACCAACAATCGACATAAAGCCAAAATCAAACTAAAGtatatttaaaaaacaaaaaagatagaaaatggATACGGTATTCAGAGAGGAGATGATTATCCTTCAAAACTTTTCCCCTAAATATCAGCCGCTGCTGCTCCACAGGAATGCCAATCGCATTtgctaccttctcctttaaCATCGGCACTGACATctgtaaaatattaaaatactatgtcaaaactaagaaaatccaACTCAAAATAGAACTTATATATACATACTATATTACAAAGAGCATCATTGAGCCTACatcaacaacccaggacctcacccaaaatggataGCTGgatggtat from the Phoenix dactylifera cultivar Barhee BC4 chromosome 14, palm_55x_up_171113_PBpolish2nd_filt_p, whole genome shotgun sequence genome contains:
- the LOC103705892 gene encoding ubiquitin-like domain-containing protein CIP73 isoform X1, which encodes MADETLNEGTSSSQPTGESSESTIEINIKTLDSQIYTFRVNKDMSVPMLKEKVANAIGIPVEQQRLIFRGKVLKDNHLLSEYHLEDGHTLHLVVRQPVQAQPASGAASEDSARNSGNQGSDPTGNAPRNRAGQVSHSVVLGSVNISDQGEGMITDISRLIGAVLHSLGGGILSPAAGGAGNNSSAAVPPGPDTEGTQNTSSRSQPGNPVQPGFTVLNHPFQIPQFSPAGAFLRQRVIPDSLTTLSDFISRMELVLQNSGSQSSAPTNARDLPRSDDPSLNLRGLPTPEMLCSVVEQAQQLLRGSASSALSQFAANLERGRTSTDPLVRSQIQTEAMHVGTSMQHLGSMLLELGRTMMMLRMGQSPAESFVNAGPAVYISSTGPNPIMVQPFPQQMSSFLGVSPPPSVGGVSGPFGVGDPSRNINIHIHAGTSVAPGVSSAGTMASSEGINGGRQGVEQASQNVNGSGDSASVRGLPARTVVAAIPARSSAETAGHVLSVIYPVHMRSQASVSIPSASSQGSHPSMSGGTQPNAAIVIPRPSPESASIPAAVAQVNARVATASGQGSSSPSLQSTDTRDSQPISSGAQPITASSFSQTSSETDTIARLVTRIGTQIANALSGSAQGNNSSSLSMQQINATSATEGPQLGESVASSANIGDANESCPANSVHDTGDCDNSGSVESQVPDIGMTKGEGKQLQQEGHDLPDIAGPSGSFAIQKPSTSNSAGDLTICQPSDTPSSKSVDKSSEKNSESSATIHASRSSQDGESGRPAPLGLGLGGLQPKRRTRPAKPTKKDGISRDTPSADQNQQSVARGQQVLRSLVSQGSDTIGVNANGSSGPLSSVLGQVMNSMPLGEQGARQQVDAGDMMSHVLQSPAFGSLLTGVAERSGVGSPGDLRNMLEMCTQNPVIRNTMNDIVQQVDGQDQDLGGMLSGLGRGQGGIDFSRMIQQMLPAVSQVLGRGSTLSNPANGVRSEPQCNDGRTIGDDTLDSRNSQIDLCQARGRIEQHDSAENIFHAVLESAGNLFDGENNYEALVEELGNNVEFSKEYMEMLRRNIRQRLETESRPES
- the LOC103705892 gene encoding ubiquitin-like domain-containing protein CIP73 isoform X5 translates to MADETLNEGTSSSQPTGESSESTIEINIKTLDSQIYTFRVNKDMSVPMLKEKVANAIGIPVEQQRLIFRGKVLKDNHLLSEYHLEDGHTLHLVVRQPVQAQPASGAASEDSARNSGNQGSDPTGNAPRNRAGQVSHSVVLGSVNISDQGEGMITDISRLIGAVLHSLGGGILSPAAGGAGNNSSAAVPPGPDTEGTQNTSSRSQPGNPVQPGFTVLNHPFQIPQFSPAGAFLRQRVIPDSLTTLSDFISRMELVLQNSGSQSSAPTNARDLPRSDDPSLNLRGLPTPEMLCSVVEQAQQLLRGSASSALSQFAANLERGRTSTDPLVRSQIQTEAMHVGTSMQHLGSMLLELGRTMMMLRMGQSPAESFVNAGPAVYISSTGPNPIMVQPFPQQMSSFLGVSPPPSVGGVSGPFGVGDPSRNINIHIHAGTSVAPGVSSAGTMASSEGINGGRQGVEQASQNVNGSGDSASVRGLPARTVVAAIPARSSAETAGHVLSVIYPVHMRSQASVSIPSASSQGSHPSMSGGTQPNAAIVIPRPSPESASIPAAVAQTSSETDTIARLVTRIGTQIANALSGSAQGNNSSSLSMQQINATSATEGPQLGESANIGDANESCPANSVHDTGDCDNSGSVESQVPDIGMTKGEGKQLQQEGHDLPDIAGPSGSFAIQKPSTSNSAGDLTICQPSDTPSSKSVDKSSEKNSESSATIHASRSSQDGESGRPAPLGLGLGGLQPKRRTRPAKPTKKDGISRDTPSADQNQQSVARGQQVLRSLVSQGSDTIGVNANGSSGPLSSVLGQVMNSMPLGEQGARQQVDAGDMMSHVLQSPAFGSLLTGVAERSGVGSPGDLRNMLEMCTQNPVIRNTMNDIVQQVDGQDQDLGGMLSGLGRGQGGIDFSRMIQQMLPAVSQVLGRGSTLSNPANGVRSEPQCNDGRTIGDDTLDSRNSQIDLCQARGRIEQHDSAENIFHAVLESAGNLFDGENNYEALVEELGNNVEFSKEYMEMLRRNIRQRLETESRPES
- the LOC103705892 gene encoding ubiquitin-like domain-containing protein CIP73 isoform X3; translated protein: MADETLNEGTSSSQPTGESSESTIEINIKTLDSQIYTFRVNKDMSVPMLKEKVANAIGIPVEQQRLIFRGKVLKDNHLLSEYHLEDGHTLHLVVRQPVQAQPASGAASEDSARNSGNQGSDPTGNAPRNRAGQVSHSVVLGSVNISDQGEGMITDISRLIGAVLHSLGGGILSPAAGGAGNNSSAAVPPGPDTEGTQNTSSRSQPGNPVQPGFTVLNHPFQIPQFSPAGAFLRQRVIPDSLTTLSDFISRMELVLQNSGSQSSAPTNARDLPRSDDPSLNLRGLPTPEMLCSVVEQAQQLLRGSASSALSQFAANLERGRTSTDPLVRSQIQTEAMHVGTSMQHLGSMLLELGRTMMMLRMGQSPAESFVNAGPAVYISSTGPNPIMVQPFPQQMSSFLGVSPPPSVGGVSGPFGVGDPSRNINIHIHAGTSVAPGVSSAGTMASSEGINGGRQGVEQASQNVNGSGDSASVRGLPARTVVAAIPARSSAETAGHVLSVIYPVHMRSQASVSIPSASSQGSHPSMSGGTQPNAAIVIPRPSPESASIPAAVAQVNARVATASGQGSSSPSLQSTDTRDSQPISSGAQPITASSFSQTSSETDTIARLVTRIGTQIANALSGSAQGNNSSSLSMQQINATSATEGPQLGESANIGDANESCPANSVHDTGDCDNSGSVESQVPDIGMTKGEGKQLQQEGHDLPDIAGPSGSFAIQKPSTSNSAGDLTICQPSDTPSSKSVDKSSEKNSESSATIHASRSSQDGESGRPAPLGLGLGGLQPKRRTRPAKPTKKDGISRDTPSADQNQQSVARGQQVLRSLVSQGSDTIGVNANGSSGPLSSVLGQVMNSMPLGEQGARQQVDAGDMMSHVLQSPAFGSLLTGVAERSGVGSPGDLRNMLEMCTQNPVIRNTMNDIVQQVDGQDQDLGGMLSGLGRGQGGIDFSRMIQQMLPAVSQVLGRGSTLSNPANGVRSEPQCNDGRTIGDDTLDSRNSQIDLCQARGRIEQHDSAENIFHAVLESAGNLFDGENNYEALVEELGNNVEFSKEYMEMLRRNIRQRLETESRPES
- the LOC103705892 gene encoding ubiquitin-like domain-containing protein CIP73 isoform X4 — translated: MADETLNEGTSSSQPTGESSESTIEINIKTLDSQIYTFRVNKDMSVPMLKEKVANAIGIPVEQQRLIFRGKVLKDNHLLSEYHLEDGHTLHLVVRQPVQAQPASGAASEDSARNSGNQGSDPTGNAPRNRAGQVSHSVVLGSVNISDQGEGMITDISRLIGAVLHSLGGGILSPAAGGAGNNSSAAVPPGPDTEGTQNTSSRSQPGNPVQPGFTVLNHPFQIPQFSPAGAFLRQRVIPDSLTTLSDFISRMELVLQNSGSQSSAPTNARDLPRSDDPSLNLRGLPTPEMLCSVVEQAQQLLRGSASSALSQFAANLERGRTSTDPLVRSQIQTEAMHVGTSMQHLGSMLLELGRTMMMLRMGQSPAESFVNAGPAVYISSTGPNPIMVQPFPQQMSSFLGVSPPPSVGGVSGPFGVGDPSRNINIHIHAGTSVAPGVSSAGTMASSEGINGGRQGVEQASQNVNGSGDSASVRGLPARTVVAAIPARSSAETAGHVLSVIYPVHMRSQASVSIPSASSQGSHPSMSGGTQPNAAIVIPRPSPESASIPAAVAQTSSETDTIARLVTRIGTQIANALSGSAQGNNSSSLSMQQINATSATEGPQLGESVASSANIGDANESCPANSVHDTGDCDNSGSVESQVPDIGMTKGEGKQLQQEGHDLPDIAGPSGSFAIQKPSTSNSAGDLTICQPSDTPSSKSVDKSSEKNSESSATIHASRSSQDGESGRPAPLGLGLGGLQPKRRTRPAKPTKKDGISRDTPSADQNQQSVARGQQVLRSLVSQGSDTIGVNANGSSGPLSSVLGQVMNSMPLGEQGARQQVDAGDMMSHVLQSPAFGSLLTGVAERSGVGSPGDLRNMLEMCTQNPVIRNTMNDIVQQVDGQDQDLGGMLSGLGRGQGGIDFSRMIQQMLPAVSQVLGRGSTLSNPANGVRSEPQCNDGRTIGDDTLDSRNSQIDLCQARGRIEQHDSAENIFHAVLESAGNLFDGENNYEALVEELGNNVEFSKEYMEMLRRNIRQRLETESRPES